A portion of the Mus pahari chromosome 17, PAHARI_EIJ_v1.1, whole genome shotgun sequence genome contains these proteins:
- the Krt8 gene encoding keratin, type II cytoskeletal 8: protein MSIRVTQKSYKMSTSGPRAFSSRSFTSGPGARISSSSFSRVGSSSSSFRGSLGSSMGLGGFGGAGVGGITAVTVNQSLLSPLKLEVDPNIQAVRTQEKEQIKSLNNKFASFIDKVRFLEQQNKMLETKWSLLQQQKTSRSNMDNMFESYINNLRRQLEALGQEKLKLEAELGNMQGLVEDFKNKYEDEINKRTEMENAFVLIKKDVDEAYMNKVELESRLEGLTDEINFLRQLHEEEIRELQSQISDTSVVLSMDNSRSLDMDSIIAEVRAQYEEIANRSRAEAEAMYQIKYEELQILAGKHGDDLRRSKTEISEMNRNISRLQAEIEALKGQRATLDAAIADAEQRGEMAIKDAQTKVTELEAALTRAKQDMAKQLREYQELMNVKLALDIEITTYRKLLEGEESRLESGMQNMSIHTKTTSGYSGGLSSSYGGLTSPGYSYGMNSFQSGFGSVGGSSTYSRSKAVVVKKIETRDGKLVSESSDVVSK, encoded by the exons ATGTCCATCAGGGTGACTCAGAAATCCTACAAGATGTCCACCTCCGGACCCCGGGCCTTCAGCAGCCGCTCGTTCACGAGTGGACCCGGTGCCCGCATCagctcttccagcttttcccgggtgggcagcagcagcagcagcttccgGGGAAGCCTGGGCTCCAGCATGGGTCTGGGCGGCTTTGGCGGGGCTGGTGTCGGGGGCATCACAGCCGTCACGGTGAACCAGAGCCTGCTGAGTCCCTTGAAGCTGGAGGTGGACCCCAACATCCAGGCTGTGCGCACACAGGAGAAGGAGCAGATTAAATCCCTGAACAACAAGTTCGCCTCCTTCATTGACAAG GTGCGCTTCCTGGAGCAGCAGAACAAGATGCTGGAGACCAAATGGAGCCTGTTGCAGCAGCAGAAGACATCGAGGAGCAACATGGACAACATGTTTGAGAGCTACATCAACAACCTCCGCCGGCAGCTGGAAGCCCTGGGCCAGGAGAAGCTGAAgctggaggctgagcttggcaaCATGCAGGGCCTGGTGGAGGACTTCAAGAATAA GTACGAGGATGAGATCAACAAGCGTACAGAGATGGAGAATGCCTTTGTCCTCATCAAGAAG GATGTGGATGAAGCATACATGAACAAGGTGGAACTCGAGTCCCGGTTGGAAGGACTGACCGACGAGATCAACTTCCTCCGGCAGCTCCATGAAGAG GAGATCCGTGAGTTGCAGTCTCAGATCTCAGACACGTCTGTGGTGCTGTCTATGGACAACAGCCGCTCCCTGGACATGGACAGCATCATCGCCGAAGTTCGTGCCCAGTACGAGGAAATTGCCAATCGCAGCCGGGCTGAGGCTGAAGCCATGTACCAGATTAAG TACGAGGAATTGCAGATCCTGGCTGGGAAGCACGGGGATGACCTGCGCCGCTCAAAGACGGAGATCTCCGAGATGAACCGCAACATCAGCCGCCTGCAGGCGGAGATTGAAGCCCTCAAAGGCCAG AGGGCAACGCTGGATGCGGCCATCGCTGATGCTGAGCAGCGTGGGGAGATGGCCATTAAGGATGCCCAGACCAAGGTGACCGAGCTGGAGGCTGCCCTGACACGGGCCAAGCAGGACATGGCCAAGCAGCTGCGCGAGTACCAGGAGCTCATGAACGTCAAGCTGGCCCTGGACATCGAGATCACCACCTACCGCAAGCTGCTggagggggaggagagcag GCTGGAGTCTGGGATGCAGAACATGAGCATCCATACGAAGACCACCAGCGGCTACTCAG GAGGACTGAGTTCATCCTATGGGGGACTCACTAGCCCTGGCTACAGCTACGGAATGAACTCCTTCCAGTCCGGCTTCGGTTCTGTCGGGGGATCCAGCACTTACAGCCGCTCCAAGGCCGTGGTCGTGAAGAAGATTGAAACCCGAGATGGGAAGCTGGTGTCCGAGTCTTCTGATGTCGTGTCCAAGTGA